One window from the genome of Populus alba chromosome 15, ASM523922v2, whole genome shotgun sequence encodes:
- the LOC118051020 gene encoding calmodulin — translation MTEQLTEEQIAEFKEAFSLFDKDGDGCITTKELGTVMRSLGQNPTEAELQDMINEVDADQNGTIDFPEFLNLMARKMKDTDSEEELKEAFKVFDKDQNGFISAAELRHVMTNLGEKLTDEEVEEMIREADVDGDGQVNYEEFVRMMLAK, via the exons ATGACGGAGCAGCTAACAGAGGAACAGATCGCGGAGTTCAAGGAGGCTTTTAGTCTATTTGACAAAGATGGCGATG GTTGCATCACTACCAAAGAGTTGGGGACAGTGATGAGATCTCTGGGACAAAACCCCACTGAAGCTGAATTGCAGGACATGATCAATGAAGTTGATGCTGATCAAAATGGAACTATTGATTTCCCTGAGTTTTTGAATctgatggcaaggaaaatgaAG GATACTGACTCAGAGGAGGAACTCAAAGAAGCTTTCAAGGTATTTGACAAGGATCAGAATGGCTTTATTTCTGCTGCAGAG CTTCGACATGTGATGACAAATCTTGGGGAGAAGCTGACTGATGAAGAAGTGGAAGAGATGATCAGAGAAGCTGACGTGGATGGTGATGGCCAGGTGAATTACGAGGAGTTTGTGAGGATGATGCTGGCCAAGTGA
- the LOC118051019 gene encoding zinc-finger homeodomain protein 2, with the protein MESDNTNDLYKECLRNHAASLGSYATDGCGEFTLDDTSSPFSLQCAACGCHRNFHRKVTYSNSSNRRDHIMHPPSSETVVMEMIDYAEGNNERDFRPPVMVVESGERSGKKRYRTKFTPEQKEKMLGFAEKLGWKLQRKDEEDEVERFCRGIGISRQVFKVWMHNHKNSSSSTSASTGNASSLTTQEEGG; encoded by the coding sequence ATGGAAAGTGATAACACAAACGATCTGTACAAAGAATGCCTAAGAAACCATGCAGCCAGTCTTGGTAGCTATGCCACAGATGGGTGTGGTGAGTTCACCCTAGATGATACCTCATCACCATTCTCCCTCCAATGTGCAGCCTGTGGTTGCCACCGCAACTTCCACCGCAAAGTAACATacagcaacagcagcaacagAAGGGATCACATAATGCACCCACCATCATCAGAGACAGTGGTGATGGAAATGATAGACTACGCAGAAGGGAATAACGAGAGGGATTTCAGGCCACCAGTGATGGTGGTGGAGTCAGGTGAAAGGAGTGGAAAAAAGAGGTATAGGACTAAGTTTACACCTGAACAGAAGGAGAAAATGTTGGGATTTGCAGAGAAGTTGGGGTGGAAGTTGCAAAggaaagatgaagaagatgaagttgAGAGGTTCTGTAGAGGAATTGGGATAAGTAGACAGGTTTTTAAAGTTTGGATGCATAATCATaagaattcttcttcttctacttctgcTTCTACTGGCAATGCATCTTCTCTTACTACTCAAGAAGAAGGAGGGTGA